A single region of the Neisseria zoodegmatis genome encodes:
- the murD gene encoding UDP-N-acetylmuramoyl-L-alanine--D-glutamate ligase, with the protein MNWQNKKILVAGLGGTGVSMIAFLQRQGARVAAYDVCLKPEREVELKQRFNGLSCYTGRLKDALVHGFDILALSPGISERTPEVEAFKQSGGVVLGDVEILAHELKGKSDKIIAITGSNGKTTVTSLVGYLCEKCGLDTVVAGNIGTPVLEAYMQRGGKAADVWVLELSSFQLENTDHLAADAAVVLNISEDHLDRYDDLLDYAHAKDKIFRGSGVQVLNADDAMCRAMKRPNRDIKWFSLEGQADYWADVQTGRLKAGANDLLDTAAIPLQGLHNAANVLAALALCEAVGLPRTELLQHIQTFKGLPHRVEKIGEKNGITFIDDSKGTNVGATAAAIAGLQSPLVLIAGGQGKGQDFTPLRAALHNKARAVLLIGEDAPLIRRDLADCGVDLIDCATLEEAVQTAYKLAHSGDIVLLSPACASFDMFKGYAHRAQVFVEAFEAL; encoded by the coding sequence GCGGCAGGGCGCACGGGTGGCGGCTTATGATGTCTGTCTGAAACCCGAACGCGAGGTGGAATTGAAGCAGCGGTTTAACGGCTTAAGCTGCTATACAGGCCGTCTGAAAGATGCTTTGGTACACGGCTTTGATATCCTCGCCCTCAGCCCCGGCATCAGCGAGCGCACGCCTGAAGTCGAGGCATTCAAGCAAAGCGGCGGCGTGGTGTTGGGCGACGTGGAAATTTTGGCGCACGAGTTGAAAGGCAAAAGCGACAAAATCATCGCCATCACCGGTAGCAACGGCAAAACCACCGTTACCAGTTTGGTCGGTTATCTGTGCGAAAAATGCGGGCTGGACACCGTGGTGGCGGGCAATATCGGCACGCCCGTGTTGGAAGCCTATATGCAGCGCGGCGGCAAAGCGGCGGACGTGTGGGTGCTCGAGTTATCCAGCTTCCAGCTTGAAAATACCGACCATCTTGCCGCTGATGCTGCGGTGGTGCTGAATATTTCCGAAGATCATCTCGACCGCTACGACGACCTGCTCGACTACGCCCATGCCAAAGACAAAATCTTCCGCGGCAGCGGCGTACAGGTGCTCAATGCCGACGACGCGATGTGCCGCGCCATGAAACGCCCGAACCGCGACATCAAATGGTTTTCATTGGAAGGGCAGGCCGATTATTGGGCGGACGTTCAGACAGGCCGTCTGAAAGCCGGTGCAAACGATTTGCTGGACACCGCCGCCATTCCCCTGCAAGGCTTGCACAACGCGGCAAACGTGTTGGCGGCTTTGGCTTTGTGCGAAGCCGTCGGCCTGCCGCGAACCGAATTGCTGCAACACATTCAAACCTTTAAAGGCCTGCCGCACCGCGTGGAAAAAATCGGCGAGAAAAACGGCATCACGTTTATCGACGACAGCAAAGGCACCAATGTCGGTGCCACCGCCGCCGCCATTGCCGGTTTGCAAAGCCCGCTGGTGTTGATTGCGGGCGGGCAGGGCAAAGGGCAGGACTTCACGCCCCTGCGTGCCGCGCTGCACAACAAAGCCCGCGCCGTGCTGCTGATCGGTGAGGACGCGCCGCTGATCCGCCGCGATTTAGCCGATTGCGGCGTGGACTTGATTGACTGCGCAACGCTGGAAGAAGCCGTTCAGACGGCCTACAAGCTGGCGCACAGCGGCGACATCGTTTTACTCAGCCCGGCTTGCGCGAGCTTCGATATGTTCAAAGGCTACGCGCATCGGGCGCAGGTGTTTGTGGAGGCGTTTGAGGCGTTGTGA